The genomic DNA CCCGCGAGGATTCCCGCCCCGACGACCCGCAGCACGGCCGCCGTATCGGCATTCTCGACACGTACCGTCACCGGCACCGGCAGGTAGCGGAAGACGTTCTTCTCCGCCATCAGGGCGGACACATCGCGCGCGACGCCGAACTCCGTCGCCCAGGCATGTGCGTCGGATCCGAAGGACCGCTCGAGGAAGTCCAGTGTCCCCGGGTCCGGCGCGAAAGTCTTTGCGGCGTCGAGGATCGTGCGCACCGACGGTGAGATGGCGGCCGTCCGGGTCGCCGGCGTGGAACGCCAATCACTCAGCCCGATCAGGTAATTCGGGCCACCGGCCTTCGCGCCCGCACCGACCGCCGACTTCTTCCACCCGCCGAAGGGCTGCCGCCGCACGATCGCCCCGACGGTCGAACGGTTCACATAGGCATTGCCGGCCTCGACCCGGTCGAGCCAACGTTCGATCTCATCGCGGTCCAGGCTGTGCAGGCCCGCCGTCAGGCCGTAGTCGACCTGATTCTGAATGGCCATCGCCTCGTCGAGGTCATCGGCTGCGATGAGGCCCAGGACCGGCCCGAAGTACTCGGTGAGATGGAACTCCGAGCCGCGCCGCACGCCGGTCTTCACTCCCGGTGACCAGAGCCGCCCGCTGTCGTCGAGTCGGCGCGGCTCCACCAGCCACTGCTCACCCGGTGCGAGCTGTGTGAGGGCCCGCAGCAGCTTGCCGTGGGCGGGTTCGATGATGGGTCCCACCTGCGCGGTCGGGTCTGACGGATAGCCGACCTTCAGCGACGTGACGGCGTCGACGAGCTGGTCGCGGAACCGCGCGGAGCGGGCAACCGAGCCCACCAGAATGCCGAGCGACGCCGCCGAACACTTCTGTCCGGCATGCCCGAAGGCCGAGTACACCAGGTCTTTGACCGCGAGATCGAGATCGGCATGCGGGGTGACGATGATGGAGTTCTTGCCGCTGGTCTCGGCCAGCAGCGGCAGGTCGGGCCGGAAGCTGCGGAACAGTTCCGCGGTCTCGAACGCGCCCGTGAGGATCAGCCGGGCGACCCGCGGGTCGGATACCAATTGCGTCCCGAGCTCGCCCTCATCGAGGTGCACCAACTGCAGCACGTCGCGTGGCACGCCGGCGTCCCAGAGCGCTTGCACCATGACGGATCCGCACCGCCTGGCCTGGGTGGCGGGTTTGATGATGACGGGGCTGCCCGCGGCCAGCGCGGCCAGGACCGATCCGGCGGGGATCGCCACCGGGAAGTTCCAGGGCGGCGTGACGACGGTCAATCCCGCCGGTGTCGCAACGGCACCGTCGACAATATCTAGGTTTTCCGCTTGCGCCGCATAGTAATTCGCGAAGTCGATGGCCTCGGAGACCTCGGGATCACCCTGATCGAGCGTCTTGCCGCACTCGGACGCCATCACCTCCAGCAGTACCGCCCGCCCCGCCTGCAACGTCGCGGCCGCACGCCGAAGGACGGCCGCCCGTTCGGCACCGGTCAACGCAGCCCACGTCGCGCCTGCCGTCACCCCATCGGTGATGATCCCGTCGAGCGCGCCCGCGCTCGACACGGTGTGCTCGGCAACCAGCTGGACGCCGGCCGTCGACGCGGCGACCCGCTCGGTGATAGCCCGTCCCCACAGCCGATTTCCCGGCAGTGCCGGATCGGTATCGGCGACATTCGCGAAGCCACCGGGCGGGCTCATCGCCGCGCGCGGATCGTCGGTACGACGATCCTGGCGACGGTTGGGCACCGGAATGACAGTCTCCCCCACGAGATCCGCGAGCGACACGACGAACCGGCCCTTCTCGCGCTCGAACAGCGCCTGATCGTCGTGCAGCTCGAACACCGCGGACATGAAGTTGTCCTGGCTGGCGCCCTCCTCCAGCCGGCGCACGAGGTAGGCGATCGCCACGTCAAAGTCCTTGGGGTGCACCACCGGTACGTACAGCAACAGACCGCCGACGGTGCGCCGGACGGCTTCGGCCTGCGCCTCGGCCATCCCGAGCAGCATCTCGAACTCCACGCGATCCCGGACGCCGCGACGGCCGGCGAGCGTCCACGCATAGGCGATGTCGAAGAGGTTGTGCCCGGCGACGCCGATGCGCACGTTCGCGGCATGCTCGGGCTGCAGTGCGTAATCCAGCACCCGCTTGTAGTTGGTGTCGGTGTCCCGTTTTGTCGGCAGGGTCGCCACGGGCCAGTCGTGCAGCGAGGCCTCCACGTGTTCCATCGGCAGGTTGGCGCCTTTGACCAGCCGCACCTTGATGCCGGCGCCACCCCGTGCGCGGCGCGCCCGAGCCCAGTCCTGCAGGCGCATCATCGCGCTCAGTGCATCAGGCAGATACGCCTGCAGCACGATCCCGGCTTCGAGGCCGAGCAGTTCGGGCCGGTCGAGCAGCTTGGTGAACACCGCGATCGTCAGCTCAAGGTCGCGGTATTCCTCCATGTCGAGGTTGATGAACTTCTTCGTCGGCGCGGTCGCCGCCTGGGTGAACAACGGCAGCAGGTTCGCCGCGATGTGGTCGACGGCGTCGTCGAACGCCCACGGCGAGTGCGGGGGCACGGTGGCCGAGACCTTGATCGACACGTAGTCGACGTCGGGACGGGCCAGCAATTGTTCGGTGCCCTTCAGCCGGCGGGACGCCTCGGCCTGGCCGAGCACCGCCTCACCGAGCAGGTTGATGTTGAGGCTGACGCCACGATTGCGGATCCGTGCGATGGACCGTCCGAGGCGGGCATCGGACGCGTCGACCAGCAGGTGACCGACCATCTCGCGCAACACCTTCCGGGCAACCGGGATGACCAGACCGGGCGCGATCACCGACACCAGGGCACCGAGCTTGATCAGCAGCCGTTCATGCAGCGGCAGGAAACCGGGGGCGTTGCGCGCGAGGGCGCGCAGGTTGGCAGCGGCGACCTTGTGGTCTTCGGGCCGGATCACGCGGTCGACGAAGCCGACGGTGAAATCCAGGCCATGCGGATCGCGAAGGACGTCGGCCAATCGCCGGCCGGCCGAGGGGGCGGGCAGGCGGGCGGCCTCGTCGAGCCAGGACCGGACCTGGCCCACCACCTCGTCCAGCAGGTCGTCCTTTTCACGGCTCAGCTGTGTCATCTGCCCATCATGAGCGTGTTGGACACTTAAAATAAAGCGATGTTTTCTGACATGAAAGTTTAAGTAGAGATGAAGCATCAGCGCGCCGATCTGCTCGACACCCGCAGGCTCCGCCTGTTGCACGAGCTGAGCCTGCGCGGCACGTTGTCCGAGGTCGCCGAGGCGTTGCACCAGAGCCCGTCGTCGATATCGCAGGCGTTGAGCCAGCTCGAGCGCGAGGTCGGCGTGCCGCTGTTGGAGAAGGTCGGGCGCAGGCTGCGGCTCACCCCCGCTGCCGAGGTGCTGGTCGAGCACACCGCGGTCATCCTGGCGCGGCTCGAGCAGGCCGCCTCCGACGTCGCGGTGCAGAGCGACGAGGCATCCGGCACCGTCCGGCTGGCCGTCTTCCAGTCGGCGGCGTCGGCCTTCATGCCACAGATGCTGACGGAGCTGGCGACGCGCCATCCGCGGCTGCGCGTGACGATGTCGCAACGCGAACCGGAGCAGGCACTCTACGAGACCTGGCTGCGCGAGTTCGATCTGGTGATCGCCGAGGAGTATCCAGGCCATGCCGCACGTGCGTATCCCGATCTGCACCGGGCACCGCTGACCACCGACCTGCTGCGGCTGGCCGTACCGCCGAGCGGCGACCCGTGGGACCGCATCACCTCGGTCGAAGACGCCGCCGACCTGCCGTGGACCATGGAACCCGAGGGCACCGCTTCCCGGCACTGGGCCGAACAGCTTTGTCGCCGAGCCGGTTTCGAGCCCGACGTCCGCTTCGAAACCGACGACCTGGAAGCCCAGATCGCGCTGATCGAGAACGGCAACGCCGTCGCCATCCTCCCCGACCTGATGCGGGTCCGGCGCCGTCCGGCGGTCCGCGTCGTCGACGTCGATCCGCGGCGACGTGTGGTGTTCACCGCGACGCGGACCGCAATCAGCAAGACACCGGCCATCGTGGCGTGCCGTGCCGCCCTTGCTTCGGCAGTGCCGGCGCAGCTCGACGTGGACTGAGTCGCTAGATCGGAGTTTCCTTCGTGTCGTTGACGAAGCGGTTCAGCAAGACATCGAGCTGACGCAGATCGTCGGCGGTCCAGTCCGCGAGTGCGCGCGCCAGGTGTTCGCGACGGACGTCCTGCAGTGCGTCGGCCGCACGTTGTCCCGCTTCGGTGACCTGCACGATGGACACCCGCCCGTCGCTGCCGTCGGCATGCCGGGTGACGTGCCCGGCGTCGACCAGGGCCTGGACGCGCCGCGTGGTCATGCCGACGTCCATGTGCGCCGTGGCAGCCAATTGCCCGACAGCCTGCGGCCCTTCGTCGATCAGCACCCGCAGCAGAGCGTAGGACGGCTGGGACAATTCGGTGTCGGCACTGGTGGCCTGTCGTTTGAAGGCCGCGCGGCTCAGGCTCAACCGCACCACCTGCGCGAGGGCGGCACTGATCGAATCGACCGATTCCATCTTGCGTTTCGATGCCCTAATCGACGCCATCGCCCGCTCCGTTCCGCAGGTCCCGGACGCAGGCCCGCACCGGTTCATCCTCGTTCTCGTCCGCACCGACCGGCGGTAACACCACCCCGTCCGCGATGCCGTCGTACTTGGCACGCAGCAGATTCGGCAGTTGATCGTATCGCCCGGCCGTCACCAACTGGTCGAGCACGGCGTCGCTGAGCACAGTCGGCAGGTCGTGCCACCGTTGCTGTTTGATGAGGGCACGAAGGTCGTCGGCCAAGCCGTGCCAGCCTTTTCGTTTCAGGGTCGCCGCGTATGCGGGCGTCGAGAGCAGGAACGCCAGCATCCGGCGTTGCCGCTCCCGGTCCTGCTCGACCAGCAGGTCGGTACTGCCGGTGGCAACGGCGGCCGACGCCACGAGAATCGGCAATCCGGAGCGGCCGGCATCCGCCGCGCCGCGCCGAAGTGCCGGGCGCACAACCTCGCTCAGGTAGTCCGGGTCGGAATTGGTGGAATGCGTGACAACGCCGTCCGCCACCCCGCCGGCCAGTTCACACATCCGGGCATTGACCGCGCCCAGCCAGATCCGTGGTGGCGCCAGGTCATTCGGCCCCGGGTTGAAATACGGCTGCAGGCGCGTGATGCGGTAGGCGTCGCCCTCGTGCTGCACGGGTCCACCAGTTCTGAAGGCTTCGAAGATGCCGTTGAGCGCACTGACGTATTCGGCCATGCGCGCCCGCGGTTCGCTCCACGGCATACCGAAGCGGTCCTCGATGTTCTGCCGGATCTGCGTGCCGAGACCCAGTTCGAATCGCCCGCCGGAGAAAGTCTGCAGGTCCCACGCCGCATACGCGGTGAGCATCGGGCTGCGCACGAAAGCCAGAGTGACGGCGGTCCGGATGGTCAGTCGCTCAGTATGTTCGGCGGCCAGCAGTGCCACGGCCAGCGAGTCGTGCGTCGTCTCGGCGATGTGCAGGCCGTCGAAGCCGAGTCGCTCGATCCGGCGCGCGTAGGCCGGCACCTGGGTCAGCGGCAGCTCGGGCGACATCGCGGCGAATACCTGCATACGCCAGGACGCTAGCCAGCCTGATTGACATTGTCAATTGATTGACAAAGTCAAATAAATCTCCTTACGGTGGCGACAGACCCATTCCGACTCCACGGCTCGAGGAACACCTGTGTCGCGTTTCTACTTCAACTGGTCCAACTACGTCACGATGCTTCGCCTACTGCGGAGGGACGCCCGTTCCCAGCGGCGGTGGGTACCCTTTGCGCGATTCGCCGTCGGCGTGCCATTGGTGGCGGCACTGCACGCACTGTGCTTCGCGCTCGACCCGATCTTGTTTCCGGCGTTGCGCCGCACCGAGGTCCGCACACCGACGTTCTGCATCGGTCACGCGCGTAGCGGGACGACGTACCTGCACCGCTTGATGGCGCGGGACCCGCAGTTCAGCTACGCCCTGATGTACGAGCTGTTCTTTCCGTCGCTACTGGAGAAGAAGCTGCTGCGCTTGCTGTTTCGCGTCGACGCCGCGACCGGCGGACGCTTGCGCCGGCGGCTCGACGACATCGAGGAACAGACTTTCGCCCCTACCGAGGACATCCACAAGACGGGTTTCTTCGTCCCCGAGGAAGACGACGCCTTCCTGACCTGGTCGCTGAGTTCCGGGTTCTGGATCGTCGCGTTCCCCTACATGGGCGAGCTGGACTTCTATCACGTCGACCGGTGGCCGGCCCGGAAGCGGCTTCGCCTGATGGCGTTCTACAAGGAATGCGTCCGGCGTCAGATCGCGCTGCGCGGTGGCGGCACCCACCTGAGCAAGAACCCGACGTTCTGCGGACGGGTGGAAACCCTGATCGAGGTCTTCCCCGACGCGAGAATCATTGTGCCGATGCGTAATCCGTACGAGACGATTCCCAGCCTGCTCAAGCTGATGCAGACCGAGTGGTCGCTCCGCGGGCGCGATGGCCGGCTGATTGCCGGCTCTCTGCGGGTTCTGGCCGACCAGTCGGTCGACACCTATCTGCACCCGCTCGAAGTGCTGGCACGTCACCCCGAGGTGCGGGCGAGCGTCGTCGACTACCGCGAACTCGTCGGCGCACCGTCGGCGACCATGCGCCGCGTCTATGACGACCTCGGACTGGTCGTCGGTCCGGAAGCCGACCAGGCTTTCACGGCCGCCGAACGCCATCCCGGCCACGAGACCACGCATCGGTACAGCCTCGCCGAGTTCGGGCTCGATCCGCACGACATCCACCGGCGCCTTGCCGGCCTGTTTGACGAATACCACTGGGACAACGAAGAAAAGGACGCTCATGTCAGCTGAACTCGAAACCGTGCGCGCAGCGTGGACCGACATGATGGCCGCACTCGGCCGGGCGCGCGATGCCGTCGACTCCCCTGAACTGCACGCGCCGCCCGTGACATCCCTCGGTGTCGCCGAAGGCTACCGGTATCTCATGGGTTTCGCGTTCAGCGCCATCGAACGCGCCTTCACCGAAGACCCCGAGTTTCCCGCCTTCCGGCGCGCCATCCAGCCCATCGACAAGGCCACCATCGACAACGCCGATGCGCTCTATCTGTCGGCAGCCATCGACGGCAGCCGGAATTACCGCATTCGCGGCAAGCTGGCGGGGCCAAACCCGCCGCAGTACATGATCTTCGAGACGCACACGGTGTACGCCGGCGACACCGGCTCCCTGTCCGAGCTCGGCCCGGGCGGGCGCATCGTCACCGGCATGCTGGACTCAATCGATCTCATCATCGACGACGACGGCAGGTTCGAGATCCTGCTGTCGCCCGAGCGACCGGCCGGCCACACCGGCAATTTCATCGCCACCGCGACCGATGGCGCGAACGCCGGATATGTCATCGCCCGCATGCTCTTTCACGACTGGGAGCACGAAGTCTGCCCAGACCTGCACATCGCGCAGATCGGTGCCGAGGGAACGCATCCAGCCTCGCTGACCCCGTCCTCCACGGCGGACCGCCTGCGACGTATCGGTGATCTCGTCGAGAACCAGATGAGGTTCTGGAATGAGTTCTATGACGTCGTCCTCGAAGCCCACGGCGACAAGAACGGTGATGGCATCACGTTGATGCCACGCAACGCACTCAACGCCCCCATGCCCGCCAACCTCGCGACGGGCGGCGGTCAGTGCACCAACGTGTACTCGGGCGGTACCTACGATCTGGGCCCCGACGAGGCCTTACTGGTCGAGCTCAATGTGCCTGTGCCACCGGCATATCTGGGCTTCCACCTGTCGAACCTCTGGGGTGAATCACTCGACTATGCCAATCACGTCAGCAGCCTCAACGGATTTCAGACCGAGCCCGACCTGGACGGCCGACTGCGCTACGTCATCACCGATGTCGATCCGCAGGTACCGAATTGGCTTGACACCGCCGGACATTCGCAAGGCTTCCTCACGGTGCGGTGGACGTACAGCGTGCCGCCGGCGGAGTTGCCGACCGCGACCGTCACGGTGATCAGCCGCGACGAGGTCCGCAAGCACCTGCCCGAAGCCACCGGCACCGTCAGCGCCGATGAACGCCGCGAGCAGATACGGATCCGGCAGGAACACGTCCAGCGGCGGTACCGCCAGTACTGAGTCCTACGCGAGAAGACGTAAAACTGTCGCTTTTCTCGAGAAAAGCGACAGTTTTGCGTTCGCCCGCAAGCGGGAGGTACCCCCAGCTCGCGGAAGAACTAGGCCAACCGAGAAACCGCGGCGGCGATGCGCTCGTCGGTCGCGGTCAGTGCGATGCGCACGAACTGCTCGCCGGCCGGGCCGTAGAACTCTCCCGGGGCGACCAGGATGCCGCGCTCGGCCAGCCACGCGACCGTCGCGCGCCCGGACTCGCCGCGGGTCGCCCACAGGTACAGACCCGCCTCGGAGTGGTCGACGGTGAAACCGGCGCCGCGGACCGCGGCCAGCAGCGCGTCGCGGCGCTTGGCGTAGCGGTCGCGCTGGACGCGTTCGTGTTCGTCGTCGTCGAGAGCGGCGACCATGGCGGACTGCACGGGCGTCGGGACGATCATGCCGGCGTGCTTGCGCACCGCGAGCAGTTCCGCGACCAGAGCCGGGTCACCGGCGACGAAACCGGCCCGATAGCCGGCCAGCGACGAGGTCTTGGACAGCGAGTGCACAGCCAGCAGACCGGTGTGGTCGCCGTCGCAGACGTCGGGATGCAGCACCGACAGCGGCTGGGCGTCCCAGGCCAGGCCGAGGTAGCACTCATCGGACGCGATGACGACACCGCGCTCACGCGCCCAGCCGACAACCTTGCGCAGATGGTCGACACCGAGCACCTTGCCGGTCGGGTTGCTGGGCGAGTTCAGGTACACCAGCGCGGGCGTCTGCGGCCCGATCTGGGTCAGCGAATCGGCGCGCAGCACCTGGGCACCGGCAAGCCGCGCACCGACGTCGTACGTCGGGTAGGCCAGCTCGGGCACCACCACGGTGTCGGCGGCCCCCAACCCGAGCAGCGTCGGCAGCCAGGCGATGACCTCTTTGGTGCCGATGACCGGCAGTACCGCCTGCTCCGGCAGGCCGGTGATGCCGTAGCGGCGCTGCAGCGCAGCCACCGCCGACGCGCGCACGGCCGGCGTACCGGCCGTCGTCGGGTAACCCGGTGAGGCACTGGCAGCGGCCAGCGCCTCCCGGATCACCGGCGCGACGTCGTCAACAGGCGTGCCGACGGACAGATCGACGATGCCGTCCGGATGGGCACGCGCGGTCGCGGTTGCGTCAGCCAGGGTGTCCCAGGGGAACACCGGCAGGGCAGCCGAGACCTTGGTTCGAGCGGACAGGGTCACTCGCCCTGCGGCGCGAGATCCTTGACCGCCTGCGGGTCGTTGTCGGTCTGGCCGACCTTCGACGCACCACCCGGCGAGCCGAGCTCGGCGAAGAAGTCAGCGTTGTTCTGGGTGTATCCGCTCCACTGATCGGGGACATCGTCCTCGTAGTAGATGGCCTCGACGGGGCAGACGGGCTCACAAGCGCCACAGTCCACGCACTCATCGGGGTGGATGTACAACATGCGTGCACCCTCGTAGATGCAATCGACCGGGCATTCTTCGATACATGCCTTGTCTTTGACGTCGACGCAGGGTTCGGCAATGACGTACGTCACCGGTGGTTCTCCTGTTCCAGTGGGCTGCTGGCTCGTCAGGAATACAACGAGCAGACGTCAGTATGGTGCGCCCGTACCGAAGCGTCTGGCTCAGTGTCACCTAACTTTACGCGCCGCCCGGGAAGGGTGGCGCGTGGTTACTGATACTAGACGTTGCACATACCGTCCGACTAGTTCCCACCACAGCTTTTTACGCGTGTCATTTTTCGCTTTGCAATCTGTTGCATAGGACCGCCGGTAGCGCCTAGGCTCGGGCCGTGGCTCTCCCCCACGCCATCCTTGTGGCGCTGTGCGAACAAGCCGGTTCCGGTTACGAACTGGCCAACCGGTTCGACCGATCGATCGGCTACTTCTGGGCCGCCACCCATCAGCAGATTTACAAGACGCTGCGCACCATGGGCACCGACGGCTGGGTCAGCGTCGAGGTCGTCGCGCAGCACGGGCGTCCGGACAAGAAGGTCTACACGGTGACGGACGCCGGCCGGGCCGAACTCGAACGCTGGATCGCCGAACCCCTCACCGGCCGCGGCAGTTCCGTGACCGACGCTCGTACGCGCGAACTCGCGGTGAAACTGCGCGGTGCGACGTACGGGTCCGCGGACAGCACCGCAGCCCTGTGCGAGCAGATTCGCGCGCTGCGCGCCGAACGCGCCGCGCTGCTCGACACCTACCGCGGCTATGAGAAACGTCAGTTCCCCGACCCGTCCTGGCTCACCGGCAGCGCGCTGCATCAGTACCTGGTGCTGCGCGGCGGTATCCGCGCCGAGGAGGGATCGGTGGACTGGTTGGACGAAGTTCTGCTGGCATTGAGAGGAAACCGATGACCGCGCCGCATTCAACGCCCTATCCGAACCTGTTGTCCCCGTTGGACCTTGGGTTCACGACGCTGCGCAACCGGGTGATCATGGGCTCGATGCACACGGGCCTGGAGGATCGCGCCCGCGACACCGGCAAGCTCGCCGAGTACTTCGCCGAGCGGGCCCGGGGCCGCGTCGGTTTGATCATCACCGGCGGATACGCCCCCAACCGCACCGGCTGGCTGCTGCCGTTCGCCGCCGAGATGATCTCGTCGCCTGATGCCCGTCGGCACCGCCGGATCACCACGGCCGTCCACGCCGAAGGCGGCAAGATTCTGCTGCAGGTGCTGCACGCGGGACGCTATGCGTACCATCCGCTTTCGGTCAGCGCGTCGTCGATCAAGGCGCCCATCAATCCATTCCGGCCGCGCGCGCTGCGCGACGTCGAAGGCACCATCGACGACTTCGTGAAATGCGCGCTGCTGGCCCGCGAGGCCGGTTACGACGGCGTCGAGATCATGGGCAGCGAGGGCTATCTGCTCAACCAGTTCCTGGCGCCGCGCACCAACAAGCGCACCGACGCCTGGGGCGGTAACCCCGAGAAGCGTC from Mycolicibacterium phocaicum includes the following:
- a CDS encoding DUF1214 domain-containing protein, translating into MSAELETVRAAWTDMMAALGRARDAVDSPELHAPPVTSLGVAEGYRYLMGFAFSAIERAFTEDPEFPAFRRAIQPIDKATIDNADALYLSAAIDGSRNYRIRGKLAGPNPPQYMIFETHTVYAGDTGSLSELGPGGRIVTGMLDSIDLIIDDDGRFEILLSPERPAGHTGNFIATATDGANAGYVIARMLFHDWEHEVCPDLHIAQIGAEGTHPASLTPSSTADRLRRIGDLVENQMRFWNEFYDVVLEAHGDKNGDGITLMPRNALNAPMPANLATGGGQCTNVYSGGTYDLGPDEALLVELNVPVPPAYLGFHLSNLWGESLDYANHVSSLNGFQTEPDLDGRLRYVITDVDPQVPNWLDTAGHSQGFLTVRWTYSVPPAELPTATVTVISRDEVRKHLPEATGTVSADERREQIRIRQEHVQRRYRQY
- a CDS encoding sulfotransferase family protein; translated protein: MLRLLRRDARSQRRWVPFARFAVGVPLVAALHALCFALDPILFPALRRTEVRTPTFCIGHARSGTTYLHRLMARDPQFSYALMYELFFPSLLEKKLLRLLFRVDAATGGRLRRRLDDIEEQTFAPTEDIHKTGFFVPEEDDAFLTWSLSSGFWIVAFPYMGELDFYHVDRWPARKRLRLMAFYKECVRRQIALRGGGTHLSKNPTFCGRVETLIEVFPDARIIVPMRNPYETIPSLLKLMQTEWSLRGRDGRLIAGSLRVLADQSVDTYLHPLEVLARHPEVRASVVDYRELVGAPSATMRRVYDDLGLVVGPEADQAFTAAERHPGHETTHRYSLAEFGLDPHDIHRRLAGLFDEYHWDNEEKDAHVS
- a CDS encoding PadR family transcriptional regulator is translated as MALPHAILVALCEQAGSGYELANRFDRSIGYFWAATHQQIYKTLRTMGTDGWVSVEVVAQHGRPDKKVYTVTDAGRAELERWIAEPLTGRGSSVTDARTRELAVKLRGATYGSADSTAALCEQIRALRAERAALLDTYRGYEKRQFPDPSWLTGSALHQYLVLRGGIRAEEGSVDWLDEVLLALRGNR
- a CDS encoding LysR family transcriptional regulator; amino-acid sequence: MKHQRADLLDTRRLRLLHELSLRGTLSEVAEALHQSPSSISQALSQLEREVGVPLLEKVGRRLRLTPAAEVLVEHTAVILARLEQAASDVAVQSDEASGTVRLAVFQSAASAFMPQMLTELATRHPRLRVTMSQREPEQALYETWLREFDLVIAEEYPGHAARAYPDLHRAPLTTDLLRLAVPPSGDPWDRITSVEDAADLPWTMEPEGTASRHWAEQLCRRAGFEPDVRFETDDLEAQIALIENGNAVAILPDLMRVRRRPAVRVVDVDPRRRVVFTATRTAISKTPAIVACRAALASAVPAQLDVD
- a CDS encoding MarR family winged helix-turn-helix transcriptional regulator; this translates as MASIRASKRKMESVDSISAALAQVVRLSLSRAAFKRQATSADTELSQPSYALLRVLIDEGPQAVGQLAATAHMDVGMTTRRVQALVDAGHVTRHADGSDGRVSIVQVTEAGQRAADALQDVRREHLARALADWTADDLRQLDVLLNRFVNDTKETPI
- the fdxA gene encoding ferredoxin, whose amino-acid sequence is MTYVIAEPCVDVKDKACIEECPVDCIYEGARMLYIHPDECVDCGACEPVCPVEAIYYEDDVPDQWSGYTQNNADFFAELGSPGGASKVGQTDNDPQAVKDLAPQGE
- a CDS encoding bifunctional proline dehydrogenase/L-glutamate gamma-semialdehyde dehydrogenase, which translates into the protein MTQLSREKDDLLDEVVGQVRSWLDEAARLPAPSAGRRLADVLRDPHGLDFTVGFVDRVIRPEDHKVAAANLRALARNAPGFLPLHERLLIKLGALVSVIAPGLVIPVARKVLREMVGHLLVDASDARLGRSIARIRNRGVSLNINLLGEAVLGQAEASRRLKGTEQLLARPDVDYVSIKVSATVPPHSPWAFDDAVDHIAANLLPLFTQAATAPTKKFINLDMEEYRDLELTIAVFTKLLDRPELLGLEAGIVLQAYLPDALSAMMRLQDWARARRARGGAGIKVRLVKGANLPMEHVEASLHDWPVATLPTKRDTDTNYKRVLDYALQPEHAANVRIGVAGHNLFDIAYAWTLAGRRGVRDRVEFEMLLGMAEAQAEAVRRTVGGLLLYVPVVHPKDFDVAIAYLVRRLEEGASQDNFMSAVFELHDDQALFEREKGRFVVSLADLVGETVIPVPNRRQDRRTDDPRAAMSPPGGFANVADTDPALPGNRLWGRAITERVAASTAGVQLVAEHTVSSAGALDGIITDGVTAGATWAALTGAERAAVLRRAAATLQAGRAVLLEVMASECGKTLDQGDPEVSEAIDFANYYAAQAENLDIVDGAVATPAGLTVVTPPWNFPVAIPAGSVLAALAAGSPVIIKPATQARRCGSVMVQALWDAGVPRDVLQLVHLDEGELGTQLVSDPRVARLILTGAFETAELFRSFRPDLPLLAETSGKNSIIVTPHADLDLAVKDLVYSAFGHAGQKCSAASLGILVGSVARSARFRDQLVDAVTSLKVGYPSDPTAQVGPIIEPAHGKLLRALTQLAPGEQWLVEPRRLDDSGRLWSPGVKTGVRRGSEFHLTEYFGPVLGLIAADDLDEAMAIQNQVDYGLTAGLHSLDRDEIERWLDRVEAGNAYVNRSTVGAIVRRQPFGGWKKSAVGAGAKAGGPNYLIGLSDWRSTPATRTAAISPSVRTILDAAKTFAPDPGTLDFLERSFGSDAHAWATEFGVARDVSALMAEKNVFRYLPVPVTVRVENADTAAVLRVVGAGILAGSRVTLSTPVPLDPSVADTLATAGVVCRAEDAPSWRNTLRDNAPGRVRLLGGSREQFARDSAGNVGIALYAGPVVEAGRIELLTFLHEQAIAVTTHRFGSPTPLSENLFR
- the dapC gene encoding succinyldiaminopimelate transaminase; the encoded protein is MTLSARTKVSAALPVFPWDTLADATATARAHPDGIVDLSVGTPVDDVAPVIREALAAASASPGYPTTAGTPAVRASAVAALQRRYGITGLPEQAVLPVIGTKEVIAWLPTLLGLGAADTVVVPELAYPTYDVGARLAGAQVLRADSLTQIGPQTPALVYLNSPSNPTGKVLGVDHLRKVVGWARERGVVIASDECYLGLAWDAQPLSVLHPDVCDGDHTGLLAVHSLSKTSSLAGYRAGFVAGDPALVAELLAVRKHAGMIVPTPVQSAMVAALDDDEHERVQRDRYAKRRDALLAAVRGAGFTVDHSEAGLYLWATRGESGRATVAWLAERGILVAPGEFYGPAGEQFVRIALTATDERIAAAVSRLA
- a CDS encoding TIGR03617 family F420-dependent LLM class oxidoreductase, coding for MQVFAAMSPELPLTQVPAYARRIERLGFDGLHIAETTHDSLAVALLAAEHTERLTIRTAVTLAFVRSPMLTAYAAWDLQTFSGGRFELGLGTQIRQNIEDRFGMPWSEPRARMAEYVSALNGIFEAFRTGGPVQHEGDAYRITRLQPYFNPGPNDLAPPRIWLGAVNARMCELAGGVADGVVTHSTNSDPDYLSEVVRPALRRGAADAGRSGLPILVASAAVATGSTDLLVEQDRERQRRMLAFLLSTPAYAATLKRKGWHGLADDLRALIKQQRWHDLPTVLSDAVLDQLVTAGRYDQLPNLLRAKYDGIADGVVLPPVGADENEDEPVRACVRDLRNGAGDGVD